CCACAAGTTTTGTCATAGCCTGGTCACAGCAGGTAAGCGTTCCTCCGCCTTTTTTAATTAAAGCAACAATATTTCCACATCTCTCACAACGATAAAAATCAACAATAGACATTTTTAAGACTCCTTTTTTTAAAATTTACTGTACCCCTTGTTTTTAAAATCATCCATATATTTCCTTTTTTGTTTTCCAAACAAAGTATACTGACTTTATTTAAATCAATCAAGCTAAATTTCATTAATTCTTAAGATTATTTTTTGTTTAGTTTTAAAATCATAACAAGAAAGGCCACCTCATTCACATCTGCCTAGGCACCGGGTGGCCAAATGTTCGTAAAATAAAGGTTTTTGGTGTCAGGCAAACGAATTATTATTAAAATCTTTAGGTTATAATTATTTCAGTGCTTAAGACTCAATGAGACTCAGAGATAACTTTTACCCATTTAGAGAACGCATCCATAAATTTTTTCAAGTACGTACGGGTCGATTCATCAACAAGTTCTCCTTTTTCATTCAAAAGAGAAGCCACTTTGCTGATATACATTTCCGGTTGCTGAAGAAGCAAAATATTCAGGAACACCATGGGTTGACGCAGATGGTGATTGGCTCCAAACGCTCCAAGACCGCCTGGAGATACACTGATGATGCCGCCCGGCTTTCCGCTCCAGACGTTATGCCCATATGGGCGGGAACCAACATCCAGTGCATTTTTCATTACGGCTGGAACAGAGCGATTATATTCTGGGGTTACAAAAAGGAACCCGTCGAGATCTGCCACTTCGTTACGGAACTTCTCATAAGATTCGGGTGGCTGCCCATCATCATCAAAGTCCTGATTGTACAGCGGAAGATTTCCAATATCGATGAAACGAAATTCAAGTTCCTCCGGTGAAAGCGATACAGCTGCCTTTGCAATAGAGCGGCTGTAAGAATCTCTGCGAAGGCTTCCCACAAAAATTCCAATCTTTTTCTTGTTCATAATTCATTCTCCTCATATAATAAATTTTGGATACAACTTTGAGTGTTTCCATTTAGTTCACTTATTTGTTTATCGGCAAACTTTATGATATTTTAACCTGCGAAAAGCTATCGAATTTGATATAGGCCACATTAGTGTGGGCAAAGAGGATCGGACGATTGTTAGCTCCTCACTGGTTCTATTCAAACAGGTAACAGGTCATAGATAGTGCCCCCCATCGTACACGAATCGTTAAACACCGTCAATCGATCATTTTCCTGCGACGCGCCTAACACATAGAGAAGCGGCGCAAAATGGTCCGGCGTATAAAATGCCATTTCTGCCGAACGCCCTGCTTTTTTGTAATCGATAACGTCTTTATAGTTTCTTTTTGTGACGCTGTTTTTGATATAAGAATCAAACTCCTGTGCCCACTGGTAACCGCCCTCCATATTCCAATTAACCTGAGAAAGATTATGGACGACATTACCGCTCCCTAAAATCATGATGCCCCTATTGCGAAGTTTCTTTATCTCTTTGCCAATTTCAAATTGAGTTTCAGCATCGGCGTCGGCATCGACACTCATCTGATAAACTGGAATATCGGCTTCCGGATACATATGGCAAAGCACAGACCAAGTACCATAATCGATTCCCCATGTGTTATCCACAGTTACCTGCCTACTAATCAGTTGAATTGTTTCATGCGCCCGTTCCATGTCGCCCGGTGGCTGATAAGCAACGCGGTACAAGGCTTCTGGAAAACCGTACATGTCGTAGATGACTTTGGGTCTTGGCGCATCGGTTATCTTCGTGCCATGTGTAAACCAGTGTGCTGAGATGGAAAGGATTCCCTCGGGCCGTTTCATCTCTTTGGCGACCTGAGTCCACATCGCCGTATAGGAATTGTTTTCTATGGCGTTCATTGGAGACCCATGCCCTATGAAAATCGCCGGCATTTTTTCAGCAATCGGCGCATTCTCCGAAACAAGATAAGAACCATCTTTTATAACCTTAATTCTGCCTTTGTTTCTTGCTTCATTCATAATGTTTCACTTTCTGCTTCGCTTTTCTATATTTTGATAATTTAATCTTAATATGCTATAATTAAATTGTAAAGTAGACAAATTTTTTATACATGATTTCATTTATTAGTCTTGCTTTATATTATAAAGTTACTGGAGAGCTGTTTTTATGAAAAAAAACGAAAGTTGTCTTCAATCAATCGTTGCAGTAATGGATATATTTGGGAACAAATGGTCATTCTTTATTATTCACGAACTTTGTTCTGGTCCAAAGCACTATAATCAGCTACGAAAAGAATTGCATATTAACACAAAATCCTTGTCGGATACACTTAAACATTTGGAAGAAAACGGCATAATAAGCCGATCTGTAACCCCGACGACACCGGTTACCGTTGAATATGATTTGACAGAAAAGGGACACGATTTTGACAGCGTACTCACTGCGATGTATGATTGGCGGAAAAAATGGTCGTGATGAGACGCTGTCCATTTATGTGGGCGGCAGTATGACAGCGTGCCAATGATTTCTCCGTCTGAGATTCACAGCGTCTGTTCATCAGATCATTTAGTGGACAGAAAAGGATTGATTTTTAAAAATAAAGGGAATAAACTGTTGTTGCACAACAACTTGAATAAACTCGTTATTGCACAAAAATTGCCCTACCCCGTCGAAGGAAAAGAGCAAAACAATATTCTGGTGTGCCTGCGAAGAAAATGGATATTCACCTTTTTATGATGAATCGCACAAAAAGACCGATTTCACGTGAAAAGTGTGTACTGGAAAAGTCGTCTTCTCCTATCTGTGATGAAACCCGTTATTTACTTTAAACAATTTTTTATTAGTTCCCCTTTCAGTTATTTCCTGATGAAATTGCAATGTCTAATATCATAATTTAAGGAGGTGTCCGATTTGATTAAACGAAAAATCATCAAGCAAATTCGTGGACAAAAAGCTGTAGATGGCGCTGGAGTCCATCTTGTTCGCGTGCTCGGTAATAACGATGTTAAGGATTTTGATCCGTTTCTAATGTTGGATTCGTTTGATTCTACCAACCCATCCGACTATCTCGCCGGATTTCCCATGCACCCACACAGAGGGATTGAAACCATTACGTACCTGATTTCCGGCAGAATCGATCATGAGGATTCTCTGGGAAATAAAGGCACAATTCACCCAGGAGAGTGCCAATGGATGACAGCAGGCAGTGGCATTTTACATCAGGAGATGCCAAAAGAATCAGGCAGAATGCTGGGATTTCAGCTATGGCTGAATCTTCCTCGAGAAGAAAAGATGGCAACGCCTGCTTATTGTAGCCTTACAAGAGATCTGATCCCCAGAATTAACAATGGAAAAGCGGAGATTGGGATTCTTTCCGGCCATTTTGGGGAAGCAGTCGGGATCACTCCGGCACATATTCCTGCAACGATTTATGATATTGCGCTTCCAATCGGTGAGGACATTACCATCCCAACAAAGGCGAATGAAACAGTGTTCGTTTTTCTCATTGAGGGGGATGCTGTTATAAATGAACAGAAAATATCATCAAAATCAGCGGTTCTATTCGGAAGCGGAGATAGTATCACCGTTTCGGCACAGCCACAATCTGGGCTGCGGTTTATTTTCTTTTCAGGAAAAGCACTTCATGAACCGATTGCGTGGGGCGGACCTATTGTAATGAATACTCAGGAAGAACTGATGACTGCATTCAGAGAGCTTCAAAATGATACCTTTATTAAGCACAGTTGATCTCAAAACTGACCTAAAAAATACTCTCACAAATCTGTTTTGATGATAATAAAAGATCATAGACCATAAAAAAGTTTCTACAGGATTAAGGATTATTCTTCAACCCTAGTAGAAACTTTTTTCGGTATAAAGTAACAGCTCTTGAAAAGTTGATTTTTTAATTGCTAGCGATCTTGTCTGTATGTAACGTAGTTTCTCAATTACATAACACTTTGTCCAATCCGAATATATTGCCGGACATACAGAAAACGCTCTCTGTTGGTCAGATCCCCTTTCGCTTGTGAACGAGGACACCCATTCGATTTTCTGGCGCGAATTGGTGGAGCAAAATCAATTAATGAAATGGAATTCTCGTTCTTTGGGTAGCTTTCTGCCCGCCTTTTGCCTATGCATGCTGTTTATCCTTTATACAATGCTGATCTGGCATATTGATGTGAAACCTATCGGACCAAATGGCTCTGCCGTGGGTTTTGCGTCGATCAATTGGTGGCTTTATTCAATTATTGACTATTTAGGGCTTGTGCCTATCGATATATGAAAACTTAGTTCAAATATATTTTGTTAGGAGAGTATTATATGGAATATAACGACACCGATAAGTTTTTTATGGATTTCTTGGATCATTATAATCAAGCCTTCTATGATAAAGACATAAACAAGCTCAAGAAGTTCTATGATTCTACTAATAATGTCCTCATCTATTTTGACAATCATAAGAACAATGATACCTATCGTTTGGATGAACATTTGCGCCTAATATCTGACTTCTTTGAGAATGGGAAAGCAACGGAGTCCGGAGGCGTAGAGCCCCTTATAATTGAAAATTTACATGTGTTTCATAAAACTGATTCAGCTTGTTTATGTTTTATAGCCAGATATAAAAGCTTCCCTACTCCTGCAATAAGAGCTACCATGTATTTAGAGTACATTGATAACAACTGAAAAATAGTGCATGTCCACTGTTCTTTTGAACCGGAAGAATAGCGAGTCAAGGACTGTGGTCATCAGCACAAGGGGATTGCCTGCAAGCCATTGGCAGTACTGGATTTATCCAAGTCCTATAATTTCACTCAAGAAAAGCGAAAGACCGGTGGTTCAAAATCATCGGTCTTTCGTTTTGCCTGTATTCATGCGGACTCGCGGGATGTAAATGCTGTACAGCTACTCGCGTCCAAAATCTCATCAACATTATTTATGGAAAATCATAACATGTAATGTGGAGAACAAGGTTACTTCATAATTTCTTATTAGTTAGGGGATAAAATATATGCCTAAAATAGATCAATATGATCTTAAACGTAGTCCACAGATTTCTCTACTCGGTACAGAAGAACAAACCGCAAATTTGCAGTTGACTCTAAGCACCGCCTCCACAGCAGGTGTTTTAACTGGTACTGTGACGTCTGGTGGCGAACCATTGCCCGGTGCTACTGTTAAGGTGTTTGATACAAATAACATTCCTTTCGCACACACCATAACCGGTCCATTAGGCCAGTATACAATTGCAAGTGTAGCCGCAGGCTCTTATCGGGTAACTGCTGCAAAGGCTGGTTATCTTACGCCAGATGTTGTTTCTGTATCAATCCTTGCCAATCGGCCGTCTACGTTAAATATAGCGCTTTCACCTAATCCGGATGCGATTTTAAATACCCTTTTCGGTAAAGTAATTCAATCCGCACCATTGGAGCCGATTGAAAATGCAATCGTCAATATTTATTCGGTTTCAGAAGATGTAAGGACTCTGGTTTCGACCACCACCACCAACAGTTCCGGCCAATATCTTGCTCCTTACCTTACCAATGGTGACTATGTTGCTATTGCCAACAAAGAGGGATACTTTCAAACTGAGAGCGCAATTCAAACTTTGGCAAACTCCGAGATAACTCCTTTAAACCTTTTCCTAATTCCAAATCCGGAAACAAATACAGGTACAATAAGCGGACTTATCACCAGCCAGACCACACTTCTTCCAATTGCAAATGCCACGGTAGCGCTTTACCAGATTGTTGGGACTACCGAGACAATTGTTCAGCTTACCAAAACGAACAGCGGTGGAAGATATTTGTTTGGTAACGTGGAGGAAGGCCAATATGTCATAAAATCTTTTGCTCAAATTAACGTTGTTTAAAGCAGGTACGATTATGACCATTATTGATGTCTTACAGCTTGAGAGATCTAAAGCTTTCACAGTCGAACCCAGGCAAGAAGTCTCTGTAGATTTGTCTCTGAAAAAAGTTCCTGCTGTACCTGACACCAAGCTGACAGGGCAAGTAATTGGACATTGTTTACCCATAGCAAGGGCAACCGTTAAAGTCCTCGACAGAAACAATCACCCAATTCATCACACCATAACAGATTCTCAGGGAAACTTTTCATTTTTAAAAGTGCTGCCGGCAGGGGATTATTATGTAATTGCCACTGCTGATCATTATAAAACATCTACAGAGTATCGAATTTCTTTAAAAATTGGCGAAGACCTCTCTATAATCATTGAACTCAAGCCGGATTGCCTTTTGAATTTAGGAACAATCTATGGCACAATCAGAGATAATACGGGAAATAAACTATCTGATGCAAAAGTCATTATACAAAGATATAATAACTCCGGAAAAATCGCAGCAATCACAACATCGAATACCGATGGTGAATATCTCGTATACGGATTAAAACCAGGAAAATACTGGATCTCAGCAATTAAGGATGGATATTCCTTTGATAAAAAAGCATCCTTTGATGTAAAGCCTAAAGATATTATCATTATGAATTTATTTCTATACGAGATTATTGCATGCAGAAACGGCACAATCAGCGGACAAATACTTTACAAAGAGCAACCAGT
This genomic window from Caproicibacterium sp. BJN0003 contains:
- a CDS encoding NADPH-dependent FMN reductase; this encodes MNKKKIGIFVGSLRRDSYSRSIAKAAVSLSPEELEFRFIDIGNLPLYNQDFDDDGQPPESYEKFRNEVADLDGFLFVTPEYNRSVPAVMKNALDVGSRPYGHNVWSGKPGGIISVSPGGLGAFGANHHLRQPMVFLNILLLQQPEMYISKVASLLNEKGELVDESTRTYLKKFMDAFSKWVKVISESH
- the ygiD gene encoding 4,5-DOPA dioxygenase extradiol, whose product is MNEARNKGRIKVIKDGSYLVSENAPIAEKMPAIFIGHGSPMNAIENNSYTAMWTQVAKEMKRPEGILSISAHWFTHGTKITDAPRPKVIYDMYGFPEALYRVAYQPPGDMERAHETIQLISRQVTVDNTWGIDYGTWSVLCHMYPEADIPVYQMSVDADADAETQFEIGKEIKKLRNRGIMILGSGNVVHNLSQVNWNMEGGYQWAQEFDSYIKNSVTKRNYKDVIDYKKAGRSAEMAFYTPDHFAPLLYVLGASQENDRLTVFNDSCTMGGTIYDLLPV
- a CDS encoding winged helix-turn-helix transcriptional regulator, yielding MKKNESCLQSIVAVMDIFGNKWSFFIIHELCSGPKHYNQLRKELHINTKSLSDTLKHLEENGIISRSVTPTTPVTVEYDLTEKGHDFDSVLTAMYDWRKKWS
- a CDS encoding pirin family protein; translation: MIKRKIIKQIRGQKAVDGAGVHLVRVLGNNDVKDFDPFLMLDSFDSTNPSDYLAGFPMHPHRGIETITYLISGRIDHEDSLGNKGTIHPGECQWMTAGSGILHQEMPKESGRMLGFQLWLNLPREEKMATPAYCSLTRDLIPRINNGKAEIGILSGHFGEAVGITPAHIPATIYDIALPIGEDITIPTKANETVFVFLIEGDAVINEQKISSKSAVLFGSGDSITVSAQPQSGLRFIFFSGKALHEPIAWGGPIVMNTQEELMTAFRELQNDTFIKHS
- a CDS encoding carboxypeptidase regulatory-like domain-containing protein; this encodes MPKIDQYDLKRSPQISLLGTEEQTANLQLTLSTASTAGVLTGTVTSGGEPLPGATVKVFDTNNIPFAHTITGPLGQYTIASVAAGSYRVTAAKAGYLTPDVVSVSILANRPSTLNIALSPNPDAILNTLFGKVIQSAPLEPIENAIVNIYSVSEDVRTLVSTTTTNSSGQYLAPYLTNGDYVAIANKEGYFQTESAIQTLANSEITPLNLFLIPNPETNTGTISGLITSQTTLLPIANATVALYQIVGTTETIVQLTKTNSGGRYLFGNVEEGQYVIKSFAQINVV
- a CDS encoding MSCRAMM family protein; translation: MTIIDVLQLERSKAFTVEPRQEVSVDLSLKKVPAVPDTKLTGQVIGHCLPIARATVKVLDRNNHPIHHTITDSQGNFSFLKVLPAGDYYVIATADHYKTSTEYRISLKIGEDLSIIIELKPDCLLNLGTIYGTIRDNTGNKLSDAKVIIQRYNNSGKIAAITTSNTDGEYLVYGLKPGKYWISAIKDGYSFDKKASFDVKPKDIIIMNLFLYEIIACRNGTISGQILYKEQPVSHAIVALYRIVEGNHTLIQLKEANSDGIYLFADITPGEYLIKSKHEGLEKINSVNIN